The Sagittula sp. P11 genome window below encodes:
- a CDS encoding Ig-like domain-containing protein produces the protein MPTISQSQIDELRTSASTALSALNTAYATQALAETLPLIGTSLGGSVNDATQVVGDVRTALLNALSALSGAASYTAAELEIEVANALSSLGLSGVVVSASVGTDSVTLTLGASGEETAHLGLAGDLALPGLGLSLSGTAEVAAAAALNLTLGVDAAGFFIETAGSGVDLSLGTTSVDFAATANIGVLNYIVADAGSDLDLDFAVDLIDPNGDGMLRLSELSQDFLNVLLTGDADISLSLAADFGTGALPSVSTVLDVDWQFVNATVTPGDQNISFGNLPTVVLRDVTLDLGTFLENVMLPIFDAIEPLIEPVGKALEVITADIPFLKYFPDWQETLDLTGDGTVNLLDLVRLAAPNFDLRPLEDFIELAEDVVKWAEYLSSVNLGEAGLNFGDYALETGQDVRALAFKLADSDLDLQGLADNLSDVVANVSGSDWGAAGADGTTPKDMLQEMIEGTSFALPILQDPGQALSLLLGGDADLVEIYFPTVDFEVGGDSLINLPIFPGITVNIGGSIGAAFDLAFGYSTRGLAAPGASVLDALNGLYIIDGAGPEASVSATIDLGASLDAYIASIYGGGNITGTINLDIADGIQSEPGRLYYDEFLTAITSNPFSAFDASGSITAGLSLAAKVLGGDLFRLETPQFTLADFNFSGRAALATSTSTLGLGALSGGTLTLNTGALAGNRLVGDAADGAEVVYVSSAGGSDVTVSINGYAETYGGVALLLAAGGAESDQLVLAETLSIAAQLSGDAGHDMLAGGAGDDTLEGGDGNDTLFGRDGDDNLSGGIGDDLFYGGNGADTIVGGDGEDMVTYVLSSAGVNVNLGTGNGTGGSAEGDSLSQIEVLQGSNHRDTLTGSAGNEMLIGLLGDDSVAGAGGDDVLLGSEGADTLDGGTGADTMVGAMGDDVYFVDDTGDVVDENRYGEIGNGTVSAAAGGVDEVRAAISWSIATGSQYQIENLTLIGSAISGTGNDNANVLTANQSALPGGSLYGGAGDDTLNGSAAGEWLDGQSGADSMIGLGGDDTYVVDNLVDEIVETAGNGADAVISKLSTFALDAWHDIETLYVDDSVTDGDLTGNALDQTLVGADGDDTLEGKGGADAYFGGAGRDRASYRSAASAVLIDLTEATQSGGDAEGDTYVSIEEIEGSAHGDTLIGDDTDNELYGLGGGDTLLGAAGSDTLWGGTGNDSLDGGAGADTLVGGDGDDTYVVDHAAEQVTEIGTGTDLVEAWVDWSLDTSSQQNIEDLTLFGTARTATGNALDNTLTGTAGNDRLNGLAGEDTMIGGGGDDTYVVDNALDSIADSDGHDLIELLSAGTGSFDMSVQAVAVEDLTVTDNARAMAITGNALDNRITGNAYGDTISGGDGNDTIIAGAGGRAVMNGDDGDDDLRLSLASLGSNYIHGDLGTADIMRMDWSDATGTINYTSNSGGTYYRTHVDNFGYTYVYFDGIEAFDLQGGAGSDTLVGGDLDDTLHGNGGSDRLYGYRGALDVSGGAGHDLVYATVRTADDVDLGLDFTLRLADTQDGTVTVNAGTAVETRWEGIEQIRLTTGSGNDLLDTRGVASSSNHFNTSNAFDSGDGDDTFATDLLALGATVFTAGAGYDRLILDWSTAKYLVNLTSNSGGTFYRTYADNFGYVYQHYSDIEEIHIETGAGSDELYAVGGRDRFITQGGNDRIHGADKGDTIVAGEGHDWAHLDLRFDPTTETDPAEDISLVLADIASAEAVFFAGTGDETHVQGIEQFTLYTGAGNDTVDTRGVGSNYNVFNKSNYFDAADGDDLFATDLSALGFSRFVAGEGYDKLILDWSATLHATTLLSNSTDTFYRTYVDNYGYTYLYYSDIEEIDIKTGAGSDILYAIGGRDRFITQGGNDRIHGTDKGDTIIAGEGHDWVSLDLRFDPATETDPAEDITVNLLDLQSNTATYYAGTADETQLQGIEQIHLYTGAGNDTFDARGVASSSDYFTYSNHFDAGEGDDAYLTDHLSRGTGNFVAGAGYDKLTIDWSATGNAVEYQSNSSSTWYRGYVNGWGYIYQYFSDIEEIDITSGSGNDSLRAIGGRDRFVTNGGNDRIHSADKGDTIIAGEGHDWVSLDLRFDPATETDPADDITVNLLDLQSNTATYYAGTADETQLQGIEQIHLYTGAGNDTFDARGVASSSDYFTYSNHFDAGEGDDAYLTDHLSRGTGNFVAGAGYDKLTIDWSATANAVEFQSNSSSTWYRGYVNGWGYIYQYFSDIEEIDITSGSGGDNLRAIGGRDRFVTNGGNDRIHSADKGDTIIAGEGHDWVSLDLRFDPASEIDPAEDITVNLLDLQSDTATYYAGTEDETQLQGIEQIHLYTGAGNDTFDARGVFSTYDLFGYNNHFDAGAGDDAYLTDHLSRGTANFVAGAGYDRLTIDWSATANAVEYQSNSSSTWYRGYLNGWGYIYQYFSDLEELDITSGSGNDSLRAIGGRDRFVSNGGNDRIYGADKGDTIIAGEGHDWLQLDMRFAPGTEIDPAEDISLILADAQTAEAVFHAGTENETRVSGIEQIHLATGAGNDTLDTRGVASHVNWFNLSNWFSSGAGDDHFATDLLAIGSGYFDGGTGTDLLTLDWRTATNGITYHPQSDGSVYYRVYVDAYGYVYQTFAKVEQFDLEGGSGHDNLRGGALDDTLTGNGGRDTIGAGAGNDNVSGGAGNDHITLGAGNDTAEGGAGDDTILGSTGPDDNVAVYRTPLSGLFVTDLGGGVYQVSSAGEGTDRLENIQTLRLTDGVTTSDHAIADLVNTAPALPADTAVTLTQGQAGPVYTASATDAQGHAVTFSLSGADAGLFTIDPATGEIAYAGNVAELLPNSAAGTSDYALIVTASDGVASSAQTLTVTAVNTYLPTAQDDSVTTAQDSAVTIDVLDNDADGNGGVPTIASVAQGSHGTVTAQDGRIVYTPTAGYHGADSFTYEIANALGHRTSASVDVYVNRVTTLVDGEAEDNLRPWTSKATTFNAQGRKSQVQVTFDNGRVAETTYEGGRRAAYSVVDSDDVFAWARQDRTYDANGAPLEYAITYDDGRIRTGTLIEPGRWETVMRGPDDSIRWSNETTTTFDGEGQPATRQTVFDDGRTATTTYVDGTRATYTISDGGDSFDWAQKTRSFDADGTPVGFSTTYDDGSVRTRTYLGDGQWETVLRGPDDAILKGNVTTTTFDDDGARTERETVFDDGRIATTTFTGGKRASHSIVDHDDAFGWARKDQVFDASGAPAEYVTTYDNGRVRTATFLDDGSWETVLTRADGKVLSSSATTDTFDANGVRLSRETVFDDGRIATTTYTDGIRTAHSVIDAEDAFVWTRQDRTFDTSGNPDEFVTTYDDGRIYTETFVDGLRTEGTTVDSDDVYDWMQRVFEYDANGQLATTTTTFDDGLISVT, from the coding sequence TTGCCCACGATTTCCCAGTCGCAGATCGACGAGCTTCGCACCAGCGCGTCGACCGCCCTCTCCGCCCTGAACACAGCCTATGCCACGCAGGCCCTGGCCGAAACGCTCCCGCTGATCGGGACCAGCCTCGGCGGGTCCGTGAACGACGCGACGCAGGTGGTCGGCGACGTGCGCACCGCCCTTCTGAACGCCCTGTCGGCGCTGTCGGGGGCGGCCTCTTACACCGCCGCGGAACTGGAAATCGAGGTCGCCAACGCCCTGTCTTCGCTCGGCCTGTCCGGCGTCGTGGTCAGCGCCAGCGTCGGCACCGACAGCGTCACGCTGACACTGGGCGCCAGCGGCGAGGAAACCGCTCACCTCGGCCTTGCGGGCGACCTCGCCCTGCCCGGCCTGGGCCTGTCGCTTTCGGGCACCGCAGAGGTCGCCGCAGCCGCCGCGCTGAACCTGACGCTCGGGGTGGATGCTGCGGGCTTCTTCATCGAAACCGCCGGCTCGGGAGTGGACCTGTCGCTGGGGACGACCTCGGTCGATTTCGCGGCGACCGCCAATATCGGCGTCCTGAATTACATCGTCGCCGATGCCGGGTCCGATCTCGACCTCGACTTTGCCGTCGACCTGATCGACCCGAATGGCGACGGCATGCTGCGCCTGTCGGAGCTGTCGCAGGATTTCCTGAACGTCCTGCTGACCGGCGACGCCGATATCTCCCTTTCGCTCGCCGCAGATTTCGGCACCGGCGCCCTGCCCTCCGTCTCTACCGTGCTGGACGTGGACTGGCAGTTCGTCAACGCCACCGTGACGCCGGGCGATCAGAACATCAGCTTCGGCAACCTGCCGACCGTCGTCCTGAGGGACGTGACGCTGGACCTTGGGACCTTCCTCGAAAACGTCATGCTGCCGATCTTCGACGCGATCGAGCCGCTGATCGAACCCGTGGGCAAGGCGCTTGAGGTCATCACCGCCGACATCCCCTTCCTGAAGTACTTTCCCGACTGGCAAGAGACGCTGGACCTGACCGGCGACGGCACGGTCAACCTCCTGGATCTCGTCAGGCTGGCGGCGCCGAACTTCGACCTGCGCCCGCTCGAGGACTTCATCGAGCTGGCCGAAGACGTGGTCAAATGGGCGGAATACCTGTCCTCCGTCAACCTCGGCGAGGCGGGTCTCAACTTCGGCGATTACGCGCTGGAGACCGGGCAGGACGTGCGGGCGCTTGCGTTCAAGCTGGCGGATTCGGACCTCGACCTGCAGGGGCTGGCGGACAACCTGTCGGACGTGGTCGCCAACGTGTCCGGCAGCGACTGGGGCGCCGCCGGGGCGGATGGCACGACGCCGAAGGACATGCTGCAGGAGATGATCGAGGGCACCAGCTTTGCCCTGCCGATCCTACAGGATCCGGGCCAGGCGCTATCCCTGCTGCTGGGCGGCGACGCCGACCTCGTGGAGATCTACTTCCCCACGGTCGACTTCGAGGTGGGCGGCGACAGCCTGATCAACCTGCCGATCTTCCCGGGCATAACGGTCAACATCGGCGGATCCATCGGCGCCGCGTTCGATCTCGCCTTCGGCTACAGCACACGCGGACTGGCCGCCCCGGGCGCATCCGTTCTGGATGCACTCAACGGGCTCTACATCATCGACGGCGCCGGGCCGGAGGCCTCCGTCTCTGCCACCATCGACCTCGGCGCCTCGCTCGACGCCTATATCGCCAGCATCTACGGCGGCGGCAACATCACCGGGACGATCAACCTCGACATCGCGGATGGCATCCAGAGCGAACCGGGAAGGCTGTACTACGACGAGTTCCTGACGGCGATCACATCCAACCCGTTCAGCGCCTTCGACGCCTCCGGGTCGATCACCGCCGGGCTGTCGCTGGCCGCGAAAGTGCTGGGCGGCGACCTTTTCCGGCTGGAGACACCGCAGTTCACCCTGGCGGACTTCAACTTTTCCGGGCGCGCGGCGCTGGCGACCTCCACCTCCACGCTGGGGCTGGGCGCACTGTCGGGTGGCACGCTGACCCTGAACACCGGCGCGCTCGCGGGCAACCGGCTGGTCGGCGACGCCGCGGATGGCGCAGAGGTGGTCTATGTCAGCTCTGCCGGCGGCAGCGACGTCACCGTCTCGATCAATGGCTATGCCGAGACCTACGGCGGCGTCGCGCTGCTGCTTGCGGCCGGAGGGGCGGAGAGCGACCAGCTTGTTCTGGCCGAGACGCTGTCCATCGCCGCGCAGCTTTCGGGCGATGCCGGCCACGACATGCTCGCGGGTGGCGCCGGTGACGACACGCTGGAAGGCGGCGACGGCAACGACACGCTCTTCGGGCGCGACGGCGACGACAACCTCTCCGGCGGGATCGGCGACGACCTGTTCTATGGCGGCAACGGTGCCGACACCATCGTCGGCGGCGACGGGGAGGACATGGTGACCTATGTCCTGTCCTCCGCCGGGGTGAACGTGAACCTCGGGACCGGGAACGGCACGGGCGGCAGCGCCGAGGGCGACAGCCTGTCCCAGATCGAGGTGCTTCAGGGCTCCAACCACCGCGACACGCTGACCGGCAGCGCCGGGAACGAAATGCTGATCGGCCTGCTGGGCGACGATTCCGTCGCGGGCGCCGGGGGCGACGACGTGCTTCTGGGATCGGAGGGTGCCGACACGCTGGACGGCGGCACCGGCGCAGACACCATGGTCGGCGCGATGGGCGATGACGTGTACTTCGTCGACGATACCGGCGACGTGGTGGACGAGAACCGCTACGGCGAGATCGGCAACGGGACGGTCAGTGCCGCGGCGGGCGGTGTGGACGAGGTGCGCGCGGCGATCAGCTGGTCCATCGCCACCGGCAGCCAGTACCAGATCGAGAACCTGACCCTGATCGGCAGCGCCATCTCCGGCACGGGCAACGATAACGCCAACGTGCTGACCGCGAACCAGTCGGCATTGCCCGGCGGATCGCTCTACGGCGGGGCAGGCGACGACACGCTGAACGGCTCGGCCGCGGGCGAGTGGCTGGACGGCCAGTCCGGTGCCGACAGCATGATCGGTCTCGGCGGCGACGATACCTACGTGGTCGACAATCTGGTCGACGAGATCGTCGAGACCGCCGGGAACGGCGCCGATGCTGTGATCTCCAAGCTCTCGACCTTCGCGCTCGACGCCTGGCACGACATCGAGACGCTCTATGTCGACGACTCGGTGACCGACGGCGACCTGACCGGCAACGCGCTAGACCAGACGCTGGTTGGCGCTGACGGCGACGACACGCTCGAAGGCAAGGGCGGGGCGGATGCCTACTTCGGCGGCGCCGGACGCGACCGGGCCAGCTATCGCAGCGCGGCCTCGGCGGTGCTGATCGACCTGACAGAGGCCACCCAGTCCGGCGGCGATGCCGAGGGCGACACCTACGTCAGCATCGAAGAGATCGAAGGCTCCGCCCACGGCGACACGCTGATCGGCGACGACACCGACAACGAACTCTACGGGCTTGGCGGCGGTGACACGCTGCTGGGCGCGGCGGGCAGCGACACCCTCTGGGGCGGCACCGGCAACGACAGCCTCGACGGCGGGGCGGGCGCGGACACGCTGGTCGGCGGCGATGGCGACGACACCTACGTGGTGGACCACGCCGCAGAGCAGGTGACCGAGATCGGCACCGGCACCGACCTTGTCGAGGCCTGGGTGGACTGGTCGCTCGACACCTCGAGCCAGCAGAACATCGAGGACCTGACCCTCTTCGGCACAGCCCGCACCGCGACCGGCAACGCGCTCGACAACACCCTTACCGGCACGGCGGGCAACGACCGGCTGAACGGCCTCGCCGGAGAGGACACGATGATCGGCGGCGGCGGAGACGACACCTACGTCGTCGACAACGCACTGGATTCGATCGCGGACAGCGACGGCCACGACCTGATCGAACTGCTCTCTGCCGGGACGGGAAGCTTCGACATGTCGGTGCAGGCCGTGGCCGTCGAGGACCTGACCGTCACAGACAACGCCCGCGCCATGGCGATCACCGGCAACGCGCTGGACAACCGGATCACCGGCAACGCCTACGGCGACACCATCAGCGGCGGAGACGGCAACGACACGATCATCGCGGGTGCGGGCGGACGTGCCGTGATGAACGGCGACGACGGCGACGACGACCTGCGGCTGTCGCTTGCCTCGCTGGGGTCAAACTACATCCACGGCGACCTCGGCACCGCCGACATCATGCGGATGGACTGGTCCGACGCGACCGGAACCATCAACTACACGAGCAACTCCGGCGGCACCTATTATCGCACGCACGTCGACAACTTCGGTTACACCTATGTCTACTTCGACGGCATCGAGGCCTTCGACCTGCAGGGCGGCGCCGGATCGGACACCTTGGTCGGCGGCGACCTCGACGACACGCTGCACGGCAACGGCGGCAGCGACCGGCTGTACGGCTATCGCGGCGCGCTGGACGTGTCCGGCGGGGCGGGGCATGACCTCGTCTACGCGACCGTGCGCACGGCAGACGACGTGGACCTCGGGCTCGACTTCACGCTGCGGCTTGCCGATACGCAAGACGGGACGGTCACGGTCAATGCCGGCACCGCGGTCGAAACCCGCTGGGAGGGGATCGAGCAGATCCGCCTGACCACCGGGTCGGGCAACGACCTCTTGGACACGCGCGGCGTCGCCTCCAGCAGCAACCACTTCAACACCTCGAACGCCTTCGATTCCGGCGATGGCGACGACACCTTCGCCACCGACCTGCTGGCGCTCGGGGCCACCGTGTTCACCGCGGGCGCGGGCTATGACAGGTTGATCCTCGACTGGAGCACGGCGAAATACCTAGTGAACCTGACGTCGAACTCGGGCGGCACCTTCTACCGGACCTACGCCGACAACTTCGGCTACGTCTACCAGCACTACTCCGACATCGAAGAGATCCACATCGAGACCGGCGCAGGCAGCGATGAACTCTATGCCGTGGGCGGCCGCGACCGCTTCATCACGCAGGGCGGCAACGACCGCATCCACGGCGCGGACAAGGGCGACACAATCGTTGCGGGCGAAGGTCACGACTGGGCCCACCTCGACCTGCGTTTCGACCCGACGACAGAGACCGACCCGGCGGAGGACATCTCTCTTGTCCTGGCGGACATCGCCTCCGCAGAAGCTGTTTTCTTTGCCGGCACCGGCGACGAAACGCACGTCCAGGGCATTGAGCAGTTCACGCTCTACACCGGCGCGGGCAACGATACCGTCGACACGCGCGGCGTGGGATCGAACTACAACGTATTCAACAAGAGCAACTACTTCGACGCAGCCGATGGGGACGACCTGTTCGCCACCGACCTCAGCGCGCTCGGTTTCTCGCGGTTCGTGGCCGGTGAGGGCTACGACAAGCTGATCCTCGACTGGAGCGCGACGCTCCACGCCACCACGCTGTTGTCCAATTCGACCGACACCTTTTACCGGACCTACGTCGACAACTACGGGTACACCTACCTCTACTATTCGGACATCGAAGAGATCGACATCAAGACCGGCGCAGGCAGCGACATTCTCTATGCCATCGGCGGCCGGGATCGCTTCATCACGCAGGGCGGCAACGACCGCATCCACGGCACCGACAAGGGCGACACCATCATCGCGGGCGAAGGCCACGACTGGGTATCGCTCGACCTGCGCTTCGATCCCGCGACCGAGACCGATCCGGCAGAGGATATCACCGTCAACCTGCTCGACCTGCAGTCGAACACCGCGACCTATTACGCGGGCACCGCCGACGAGACGCAATTGCAGGGGATCGAGCAGATCCACCTCTACACCGGCGCGGGCAACGACACCTTCGACGCGCGGGGCGTGGCGTCCTCCAGCGATTACTTCACCTACAGCAATCACTTCGATGCGGGCGAAGGAGACGACGCCTACCTGACCGATCACCTGTCGCGCGGCACAGGGAACTTCGTGGCCGGGGCGGGTTATGACAAGCTGACCATCGACTGGTCGGCCACCGGCAATGCCGTCGAGTACCAAAGCAACTCCAGCAGCACGTGGTATCGCGGCTACGTGAACGGCTGGGGTTACATCTACCAGTATTTCTCGGACATCGAAGAGATCGACATCACCTCCGGGTCTGGCAACGACAGCCTGCGCGCCATCGGTGGGCGGGACCGTTTCGTCACCAACGGCGGCAACGACCGCATCCACAGCGCGGACAAAGGCGACACGATCATCGCGGGTGAGGGCCACGACTGGGTGTCGCTCGACCTGCGCTTCGATCCCGCGACGGAGACCGACCCGGCAGACGACATCACCGTCAACCTGCTCGACCTGCAGTCGAACACCGCGACCTATTACGCGGGCACCGCCGACGAGACGCAATTGCAGGGGATCGAGCAGATCCACCTCTACACCGGCGCGGGCAACGACACCTTCGACGCGCGCGGAGTGGCGTCCTCCAGCGATTACTTCACCTACAGCAATCACTTCGATGCGGGCGAAGGCGACGACGCCTACCTGACCGATCACCTGTCGCGCGGCACTGGAAACTTCGTGGCCGGGGCGGGCTACGACAAGCTGACCATCGACTGGTCGGCCACCGCCAACGCCGTCGAATTCCAGAGCAACTCCAGCAGCACGTGGTATCGCGGCTACGTGAACGGCTGGGGTTACATCTACCAGTACTTCTCGGACATCGAAGAAATCGATATCACCTCCGGTTCGGGTGGCGACAATCTGCGCGCCATCGGCGGGCGGGACCGTTTCGTCACCAACGGCGGCAACGACCGTATCCACAGCGCGGACAAAGGCGACACGATCATCGCGGGCGAGGGTCACGACTGGGTGTCGCTCGACCTGCGCTTCGATCCCGCGAGCGAGATCGACCCGGCAGAGGATATCACCGTCAACCTGCTCGACCTGCAGTCGGACACGGCGACCTACTACGCGGGCACCGAGGACGAGACGCAACTACAGGGTATCGAGCAGATCCACCTCTACACCGGCGCGGGCAACGACACCTTCGACGCGCGCGGCGTCTTTTCGACCTACGACCTGTTCGGCTACAACAACCACTTCGACGCAGGCGCGGGTGACGACGCCTATCTGACCGATCACCTGTCGCGCGGCACGGCGAACTTCGTGGCCGGGGCGGGATACGACAGGCTGACCATCGACTGGTCGGCCACCGCCAACGCCGTCGAGTACCAGAGCAATTCCAGCAGCACATGGTATCGCGGCTACCTGAACGGCTGGGGTTACATCTACCAGTACTTCTCGGACCTCGAGGAACTGGACATCACCTCCGGCTCCGGCAACGACAGCCTGCGCGCCATTGGCGGGCGGGATCGCTTCGTCTCCAACGGCGGCAACGACCGGATCTACGGCGCGGACAAGGGCGACACGATCATCGCGGGCGAAGGCCATGACTGGCTGCAGCTCGACATGCGGTTCGCCCCCGGGACCGAGATCGACCCGGCAGAGGACATTTCCCTGATCCTGGCCGACGCGCAGACCGCCGAAGCGGTGTTCCACGCCGGAACGGAGAACGAGACGCGCGTCTCCGGCATCGAACAGATCCACCTCGCGACCGGGGCGGGCAACGACACGCTCGACACGCGGGGCGTTGCCTCGCACGTCAACTGGTTCAACCTGTCGAACTGGTTCAGCAGCGGCGCGGGCGACGACCATTTCGCCACCGACCTGCTCGCCATCGGATCGGGCTACTTCGATGGCGGCACGGGCACCGACCTGTTGACCCTGGACTGGAGGACGGCCACCAACGGCATCACCTACCATCCGCAGTCCGACGGGTCGGTCTACTACCGGGTTTACGTCGACGCATACGGCTACGTCTACCAGACCTTCGCCAAAGTGGAGCAGTTCGACCTCGAAGGCGGATCGGGCCACGACAACCTGCGTGGCGGCGCGCTGGACGACACGCTCACCGGCAATGGCGGGCGCGACACGATCGGCGCCGGGGCCGGAAACGACAACGTGTCCGGCGGGGCCGGCAACGACCACATCACCCTTGGCGCAGGCAACGACACGGCCGAGGGCGGCGCGGGCGACGACACCATCCTCGGGTCGACCGGACCAGACGACAACGTGGCCGTGTACCGGACCCCGCTGTCCGGCCTTTTCGTCACCGACCTGGGCGGCGGCGTGTACCAGGTCAGCTCGGCCGGCGAGGGCACGGACCGGCTGGAGAACATCCAGACGCTGCGCCTGACGGACGGGGTGACGACTTCGGATCATGCCATTGCGGACCTCGTGAACACCGCCCCCGCCCTGCCCGCCGACACGGCGGTGACCCTGACACAGGGACAGGCCGGGCCGGTCTACACCGCCAGCGCCACCGACGCGCAGGGCCACGCGGTCACCTTCTCGCTTTCGGGTGCGGATGCGGGGCTCTTCACCATCGACCCGGCGACGGGCGAGATCGCCTATGCCGGCAACGTGGCCGAGCTCCTGCCCAATAGCGCGGCGGGAACCTCCGACTACGCGCTGATCGTGACGGCCTCGGACGGCGTGGCAAGTTCGGCGCAGACCCTGACGGTCACGGCGGTGAACACCTACCTGCCCACCGCGCAGGACGACAGCGTGACCACCGCGCAGGACAGCGCCGTCACCATCGACGTGCTGGACAACGACGCGGACGGCAACGGCGGCGTGCCGACCATCGCCTCCGTCGCGCAGGGCAGCCACGGCACCGTCACCGCGCAGGACGGCCGGATCGTCTACACGCCCACCGCGGGCTACCATGGAGCGGACAGCTTCACCTACGAGATCGCCAACGCGCTTGGCCACCGCACCTCGGCCAGCGTCGATGTCTACGTGAACCGGGTGACGACGCTTGTGGATGGCGAGGCAGAGGACAACCTCCGCCCGTGGACAAGCAAGGCCACGACCTTCAACGCGCAGGGGCGGAAATCCCAGGTCCAGGTGACCTTCGACAACGGCCGCGTCGCCGAGACCACCTACGAGGGCGGGCGCCGGGCCGCCTATTCCGTTGTGGACAGCGACGATGTCTTTGCCTGGGCGCGGCAGGACCGCACCTACGACGCAAACGGTGCGCCACTGGAATACGCGATAACCTACGACGACGGGCGCATCCGCACCGGCACCCTGATCGAGCCGGGCCGCTGGGAAACCGTCATGCGCGGTCCCGACGACAGCATCCGCTGGAGCAATGAGACCACCACCACCTTCGACGGCGAAGGCCAGCCCGCCACGCGGCAGACGGTCTTCGACGATGGCCGCACCGCCACCACCACCTACGTCGACGGCACGCGCGCCACCTACACGATCAGCGACGGAGGCGACAGTTTCGACTGGGCGCAGAAGACCCGCAGCTTCGACGCGGACGGCACCCCGGTCGGCTTCTCGACCACCTACGACGACGGCAGCGTCCGGACCCGCACCTACCTTGGCGACGGACAGTGGGAAACCGTGCTGCGCGGCCCCGACGACGCGATCCTGAAAGGCAACGTGACCACCACGACCTTCGACGACGACGGCGCACGGACAGAGCGCGAGACCGTCTTCGATGACGGCCGCATCGCCACGACCACCTTCACCGGCGGCAAGCGCGCGAGCCATTCCATCGTCGACCACGACGACGCCTTCGGCTGGGCCCGCAAGGACCAAGTCTTCGACGCCAGCGGCGCCCCGGCGGAATACGTGACGACCTACGACAATGGCCGCGTGCGGACCGCGACCTTCCTCGATGATGGCAGCTGGGAAACGGTCCTGACCCGGGCCGACGGCAAGGTCCTGTCCAGCAGCGCGACCACGGACACCTTCGACGCGAACGGCGTGCGTCTGTCCCGGGAAACCGTGTTCGACGATGGCCGCATCGCGACGACCACCTACACCGATGGCATCCGCACCGCCCACAGCGTGATCGACGCCGAGGACGCCTTCGTCTGGACCCGTCAGGACCGCACCTTCGACACCAGCGGCAACCCGGACGAGTTCGTGACAACCTACGACGACGGGCGCATCTACACGGAGACCTTCGTCGACGGCCTCCGGACCGAGGGCACGACGGTCGACTCCGACGACGTCTACGACTGGATGCAGCGGGTCTTCGAGTACGATGCGAACGGCCAATTGGCGACCACCACGACAACCTTCGACGACGGGCTCATATCCGTGACATGA